In Gammaproteobacteria bacterium, a single window of DNA contains:
- the ppnP gene encoding Pyrimidine/purine nucleoside phosphorylase, whose translation MSQYDQVSIIKKANVYFDGKCVSHTVQFSDGTKKTVGVILPATLTFNTGVSEVMETVAGKCRYRIQGEDWNSCGAGQSFHVPGNSRFDIEVIEEPYHYVCHF comes from the coding sequence ATGTCGCAATACGATCAGGTTTCCATCATAAAGAAGGCCAATGTCTATTTTGATGGTAAGTGCGTCAGTCACACGGTCCAATTCTCTGACGGGACGAAGAAAACCGTCGGGGTGATACTACCAGCCACCCTAACCTTTAATACCGGCGTGTCCGAGGTCATGGAAACCGTCGCGGGTAAATGTCGCTACCGCATCCAAGGTGAGGACTGGAATAGCTGCGGCGCCGGCCAAAGTTTCCACGTACCGGGTAATTCGCGTTTCGATATCGAAGTTATCGAAGAGCCATATCACTACGTCTGTCATTTTTAA